One Miscanthus floridulus cultivar M001 chromosome 11, ASM1932011v1, whole genome shotgun sequence DNA window includes the following coding sequences:
- the LOC136492155 gene encoding helicase sen1-like produces the protein MGKKGKGAANAGKKRPDDELVDLIFSWSLLDVMNQDLFRDKASTIPDRFFGLKSYLDAFRIPLLEEMRAEMSSNLEPLPDHPSAVPIRSLVPSIGKSLGNFGLVYRATVARGRGSRHAAPCIGDIIVLLDGMPRRPPELAWSGGGSYCVAHIQDVDRNGYGFEIRASRKIEDASCYALAVSLLSFIPYARIWRCLDYDAAVKRNPTLVKVVAGDAQQSTPFPAGSSAPARRDTGGTDADVAAKLSTFKLNDSQTESILSCVKATRQQDGASKFSLIWGPPGTGKTKTISVLLLLLLTSQTKCRVLTCAPTNTAISQVASRLLTLWKQHAAADRGCHGDLLLFGNRERMAVDGDLGEIFLDTRVKRLKKCFSPATGWRHCLVSLEVFLGEQRTVTCQYQGDCLQNVGTKVAETSFVRSRLHQIFDTLRNCFRLIMSQVPRAVLLEKNYKNIVLLMEMLKDFSKLLGRKIVGNDEASKSEFAQNLMQSKARILDVTRTLLRELKLPVTRSDFRIKKFCLGSAPFIFCTVSGSAKLNNQKMDLLLIDEAAQLKECESLIPMQLSGLKHAVLIGDECQLPATVKSKVSDTALLGRSLFERLSALGQKKHLLNIQYRMHPSISIFPNLSFYDKKILDGANVMQEGHTRKYLQAAMFGPYSFINVEGRDDPGRSKRNMAEVAVILEILNALKIACISSRQGVSVGVISPYAAQVEAIQQKIGNAKAMHPLILRVNSVDGFQGSEEDIIILSTVRSNSAGSIGFLSNLRRANVALTRARGTASGSWATRRPFAAAVPSGRNWSRTPWIAAASSTGETAREFLLPSLRGGNGMQPQLDLDQTLACTSLLRAADTKLTFAVH, from the exons CATCTTCTCCTGGTCCCTCCTAGACGTCATGAACCAGGACCTCTTCAGAGACAAG GCTAGCACGATACCTGACAGGTTCTTCGGGCTCAAGAGCTACCTGGACGCGTTCAGGATCCCGCTGCTGGAGGAGATGCGGGCAGAGATGAGCTCTAACCTGGAGCCGCTGCCCGACCACCCATCGGCCGTGCCCATACGGTCCCTGGTGCCCAGCATTGGCAAGAGCTTGGGGAATTTCGGCTTGGTGTACCGGGCCACGGTTGCCCGCGGCCGTGGATCGCGTCATGCGGCGCCGTGCATCGGTGACATCATCGTGCTCTTGGACGGCATGCCTCGCCGGCCGCCCGAGCTCGCGTGGAGCGGCGGCGGCTCGTACTGTGTCGCGCACATCCAGGATGTCGACCGCAACGGGTACGGCTTTGAGATCAGAGCGTCCAGGAAAATCGAAGACGCGAGCTGCTACGCTCTCGCTGTCAGCCTGCTCAGCTTCATACCCTACGCGCGCATCTGGCGGTGCCTGGACTACGACGCCGCCGTGAAGAGAAACCCTACCCTCGTCAAGGTGGTCGCCGGCGACGCGCAg CAGAGCACACCGTTTCCGGCTGGGTCCTCGGCTCCAGCTCGGCGAGACACCGGCGGGACGGACGCAGACGTGGCGGCAAAACTGTCCACGTTCAAGCTCAACGACTCCCAGACGGAGTCCATTCTGAGCTGCGTCAAGGCGACGCGGCAGCAGGACGGCGCGAGCAAGTTCAGCCTCATCTGGGGCCCGCCCGGAACGGGCAAGACCAAGACGATCAGCGTGCTACTGCTCCTGCTTCTGACGAGCCAGACCAAATGCCGCGTCCTGACGTGCGCGCCCACCAACACCGCCATCAGCCAGGTCGCGTCCCGCCTTCTGACGCTGTGGAAGCAGCACGCCGCTGCCGACAGAGGCTGCCACGGCGATCTGCTGCTGTTCGGCAACCGGGAACGCATGGCCGTCGACGGTGATCTGGGCGAGATCTTCCTGGACACTCGCGTGAAGCGGCTCAAGAAGTGCTTCTCACCGGCGACGGGTTGGAGGCATTGCCTTGTTTCACTAGAAGTGTTCCTGGGAGAACAAAGAACAGTCACGTGTCAGTACCAAGGAGATTGCTTGCAGAATGTCGGGACAAAAGTGGCTGAGACATCTTTCGTCAGGTCGAGGCTCCATCAGATATTTGATACGCTGAGAAACTGCTTCAGACTAATCATGTCACAAGTCCCTAGAGCCGTCCTTTTGGAGAAGAACTACAAGAACATTGTCCTACTGATGGAAATGCTCAAAGACTTCAGCAAGTTGCTTGGAAGGAAGATCGTCGGAAACGATGAAGCGAGCAAATCAGAGTTCGCTCAAAATCTTATGCAAAGCAAGGCACGAATCCTTGACGTCACGAGAACTCTCCTCCGGGAGCTGAAGCTTCCCGTGACACGCTCTGACTTCAGAATCAAGAAGTTCTGCCTTGGAAGCGCGCCCTTTATTTTCTGCACGGTGTCTGGCTCGGCCAAACTGAATAATCAGAAGATGGACCTGCTGCTCATCGACGAGGCTGCGCAGCTGAAGGAATGCGAGTCCCTCATACCAATGCAACTCTCTGGACTGAAGCACGCTGTTCTTATTGGCGATGAGTGTCAACTACCAGCAACCGTGAAAAGCAAG GTTTCAGACACCGCATTGCTGGGCAGGAGCCTGTTTGAGAGGCTAAGCGCGCTGGGACAGAAGAAGCACCTTCTGAACATTCAGTACAGGATGCACCCTTCTATAAGCATCTTCCCAAACTTGAGCTTCTACGACAAGAAAATTTTGGATGGCGCGAATGTCATGCAGGAGGGCCACACGCGTAAGTACCTTCAAGCTGCAATGTTTGGGCCGTACTCATTCATCAATGTCGAAGGAAGAGACGATCCCGGTCGGAGCAAGCGAAACATGGCCGAGGTAGCTGTCATATTGGAGATATTGAACGCTCTAAAAATAG CTTGTATCAGCAGCCGGCAAGGAGTTTCTGTTGGGGTGATCAGCCCATACGCAGCTCAGGTGGAGGCAATTCAGCAGAAGATAGGGAACGCCAAAGCCATGCATCCCCTGATTCTGCGCGTCAACTCCGTGGATGGATTCCAAGGCAGCGAGGAAGACATCATCATCCTGTCAACCGTCCGGTCTAACAGTGCAGGATCCATCGGCTTCCTGTCCAATCTCCGACGCGCCAACGTCGCTCTGACGAGGGCAAG AGGCACTGCCTCTGGATCCTGGGCAACGCGGCGACCCTTTGCGGCAGCGGTTCCATCTGGGAGGAACTGGTCCAGGACGCCGTGGATCGCCGCTGCTTCTTCAACTGGGGAGACAGCGCGGGAGTTTCTTCTCCCATCACTCCGTGGCGGAAATGGAATGCAGCCGCAGTTGGATTTGGATCAGACTTTGGCGTGCACGTCCCTGCTGCGTGCCGCGGATACGAAGCTGACATTTGCGGTGCACTAG
- the LOC136494512 gene encoding protein ENHANCED PSEUDOMONAS SUSCEPTIBILITY 1-like has product MEDSTSGFRIVSRRAVRPEPASSPDVSPLEPQIMELTPWDLQYISIHYIQKGVLLHRTQTTGSALADDLALSFARALGRFYPLAGRFVVTEISGGASGSGACLTVSLSCSNDGAELVHAVAPGVSMSDIICPRYFPPVLRSFFPSNGMLCGDAMLEPRPLLGAQVTELADGVFVALSLNHAVADRTTFWHLFNTWSEIHRRDPPQWCPQDTWSEIRRRWFPDACPVLVTLPFMKVEDIIQRVEFPPVRECFFHLSTASVRNLKAKANAEMTGTAQPQADPISSLQAVLAHLWRGACRARRLPPDRETICLLPVGCRGRVQGVPQHYMGNAVALGVAKCTVAHVVDKGLGCTAWLLNQAVASFDEAKTRDALASWHQKPHILYLEASGDGDPAYIVVAASPRFDVYGNDFGRGTPVAVRSGAGNKMDGVVTVYPGRDGGGSMGVEVCMSPEALARLTADREFMEAVDMA; this is encoded by the coding sequence ATGGAAGACTCCACCAGCGGCTTCCGTATCGTGTCCAGACGGGCGGTCCGGCCAGAGCCGGCAAGCTCGCCGGACGTCTCGCCGTTGGAGCCCCAGATCATGGAGCTGACACCGTGGGATCTCCAATACATTTCGATCCACTACATCCAGAAGGGCGTCCTTCTGCACAGGACCCAGACAACAGGAAGCGCACTCGCCGACGACCTCGCCTTGTCGTTCGCGCGTGCCCTGGGCCGCTTCTACCCGCTGGCCGGCCGTTTCGTCGTCACGGAGATCAGCGGCGGCGCATCAGGTTCCGGTGCGTGTCTCACCGTGTCGCTCAGCTGCAGCAACGACGGGGCTGAGCTCGTCCACGCGGTGGCGCCGGGGGTTTCGATGAGCGACATCATCTGCCCGCGCTACTTCCCGCCGGTGCTGCGGTCCTTCTTCCCATCGAACGGGATGCTGTGTGGCGACGCGATGCTGGAGCCCCGTCCACTGCTAGGCGCGCAGGTcaccgagctcgccgacggcgtgtTCGTTGCCTTGTCGCTCAATCACGCTGTCGCCGACCGGACCACGTTCTGGCACTTATTCAACACCTGGTCGGAGATCCACCGCAGAGATCCACCGCAGTGGTGCCCACAGGACACCTGGTCGGAGATCCGCCGCAGATGGTTCCCCGACGCATGCCCTGTGCTGGTCACCCTACCGTTCATGAAGGTGGAGGACATCATCCAGCGCGTCGAGTTCCCACCGGTACGCGAGTGTTTCTTCCACCTCTCGACGGCGAGCGTAAGGAACCTCAAGGCAAAGGCAAACGCCGAGATGACCGGCACGGCACAGCCACAAGCAGACCCCATCTCCTCATTGCAGGCCGTGCTTGCGCACCTCTGGCGCGGTGCGTGCCGAGCCCGGCGCCTCCCGCCTGACCGGGAGACGATCTGCCTGCTGCCCGTAGGATGCCGAGGAAGGGTGCAGGGCGTGCCGCAGCACTACATGGGCAACGCCGTGGCGCTCGGCGTGGCCAAGTGCACCGTCGCCCATGTCGTGGACAAAGGGCTGGGCTGCACGGCGTGGCTGCTCAACCAGGCCGTGGCGTCCTTCGACGAGGCCAAGACGAGGGACGCGCTCGCGTCCTGGCATCAGAAGCCACACATCCTGTACCTGGAGGCGTCCGGCGACGGCGATCCTGCATATATCGTGGTCGCGGCCTCGCCGCGGTTCGACGTCTACGGAAATGACTTCGGGCGGGGCACGCCGGTCGCCGTTCGGAGCGGCGCCGGGAACAAGATGGACGGCGTGGTGACCGTGTACCCGGGGCGTGATGGTGGTGGGAGCATGGGGGTGGAGGTGTGCATGTCTCCAGAAGCGCTCGCCAGGCTCACAGCCGACAGGGAGTTCATGGAGGCAGTGGACATGGCGTGA